The nucleotide window ATAAAATAATAATGCTTAAAAAATAATAATTTAAGGCACTCCAGCGGTTTGCGATAGGAATTGCAAATGAATTTCTCGTTGTTCAGTGGTGACATAGATCTGACCGGTATGCCTGAAGGCATTAAAGAGCTAAGGCTTTGGTGGGAATTCCTGTATGATAAGTGCCCTGTCGTAGCAATTGCCTTGATAATGATGATACCCATCATTATTTTGTATGCGATCTATACTCTTGGAACTATCTTTAAGAAAGAGAGGTCTATAGATCAGGCGGTTTACAGTAATCACCGAAAAGCCAAGAAAAGGGGGAAGAAAAAATGATTATTAATCTAATAATGGCCCTGGCCCTTGCTCTAGCCGTTGTATCTTACTGGGTTCTTTGCCGCAGAAGGGCTCTGAAGTATCAAGCTATCGCAGCAGATATTCTTGAAAAATATTTTGCCGATCGCTCAGTAACTGATGCCGACAAAGATTCGATGCTTCTCAACTATAAGATTTCAAGGCGCTGGTATAGCTTACCTTTCTTTGCGCTTATAACTCCTTTCCTTTTGGCTTATATGATTGTAACTAAAGGGAAAATTGACTCAAAGCCTAAAGTTAAGTCTAATCAGAAGCTTTACGATGCTGGATTTGATCAGTGCTTGAAAATGGCAATTAGCAAAAATCCAATTTTATCCATACTTTCTATGGCTTTCATTGGTGTATGTTTTGCCATTGCGATTCCTGTAGGGCTTATTTTTAACAGATTGTCATCACTGCCTACACCCGCAGGGATTGCTAATCTGTTTAGTATCATTAGTTCTCACAAATCCAAAAGAATACACCTGCATTAATGATAAACAACCCGGCCACCGCGCCGGGTTTTTTGTGCCATAACCTGCCAGTTCACCCTGTAGACACCAGTCTCATCTTCCACACAAACCCCAATCAACCAGAGATTAATGCGAAGCTGATCGCATTACTCTTTCCTTACAGTACTGGTCAAATCACCATGGTAAAATTCCTAAACTACACATGGGATGGTTACCGTATGTAGTACGAGATTAGAATAGTTTTTATTCAACCGGCTTTGCTAGCCGGTTTTTTTTCGTCAGGCATACACTTCGTGCTTAAACCAGCATTTGCTGCATAAATCTGCTTTCTAAATAGACAGTTGCCTGTATGCTGAGCGCTCAGCACAATGCTGAAATTGGATTCCCCAATTTCCTTGAACGAATTTATGCCTGTGTAACGCAGGCCTTTTTGCGCCGACACCAAATTTATGAACATGCTGGATACTCCTACTATCCAGCAGGTGGAGAGAAGCCTGCTTTCGAGCGGGCTTTTTTTCGCCTATCGGTCCAGCACGCATATCGACGCTTCCATCGCCTTAACCAGCAATTCACTCCTGCCCTCCCCCTTATGCGCCAGCGCGGTTCTCAACGCATCGGCTATCACCATCTGCTTAGACTCCACGCCGAAATCATGTAGCGTGAATACCATGACGCCTACCACCCGGCACATTTCATCGTAAAGCTCGTCTGATTCCTTCGAATACATACCCCACCCCGCTCAAATTATGACCAGATCAGCTTATCACTACGCTTATACAGAGCAACTTGCGCATAATAATTTAAGTTTTCTTTAATTCATGCTTGACGATTAATTTAAGTTGTCTTAAATTAGTTCTCACAGCAGGACGCTGAAGCAGTAACAGGCAGGGAGTTGAGCCTGGCTCTTTAACAACATGACCGACGCCGATACAGGCGTACCAAACCAGAGATGATTTTGGGAAGGACGAATGCGCAGGCTGATGCGCAGTGGGACGTGGCTGACTCACGAGGATGGCTCAAGCGAATAAGCAAGCTCGACGCCGCCTAAAACGCGCCTTATGCCGGAGATCAGCACCGGCCATCCTTCACCAAAATCATCACAGGAGACAGCCATGAATTCACGTGAACGCCGTGCAGCTGCTTACAGAGCAAAGTGTGCAGCAGAGAACAAGCTGGGCAGGAAGATTGAAGCAACGCTGTCTGGCTGCTCTGACCGCGTACTCAAGGCAGTAAGCGCACCGGGTGTGAGAAGTAAGTGTGAAAGCACATCAATGTGCCTGCCTGAGGTGGCTATCTATGCCGCAGGCTATCGGAAACCAACTAAGAGCATTTATCCAGCGAGGTAATCACATGTCATCAGTTCGATTAACAAACGCCATTCGCGAGCAAATAGCCAAAAACGCCTTAGCCAAATCAGGTGTAACAGCAGAAATTGCCACCCTGCAAAAGCGTCGTCATGAAGTTGCTCGTGCAGCGAGAGTATTTGCCTTTGGCGGAGAGCAGAAAACCAAAGCCATGGATGCTGGCTATGCAAAGCTTGAAAAGCTGATTGATGAGGTGAAGTCCAGCGGTGCTGACGTTTACATATCATCCGGGAAATCTTCAAGCATCTATCTGGCTATTGGTGGTCGCAGATTGGGTTGGTGCGACTATGGATTTGATGATAAAGGGTTCCAGATATTATTGGTAACACCGAAGAGAGATTGCTGCCTTTTCGCAGCGGATCATGTAATCACGAAAGATTTCGATGTAATTTTCGCTGAAGAGGCGAAAGTCGAAAAGCGAAAAGAAGAAATTGAGAAGACAGTGTGGGCGGCTTTGAACTCCGTTCAGACAATTAAGCGGCTGATTGAAGTTTGGCCTGAAAGCCAAGAGCTTATACCAGAAAACGTTGAAAGTGTACGCGCTGCGCTTCCTGCCTTAAAGGTCGAAGACCTAAATAAAATGATTGGTTTGCCAACCTCTGAGGCTGCCTAGAGCAGCCTTTTTTATGCCCGGAGCACAACATGATTCAGGTAAATGGCGAGAGCCGTGTAGTTATCAGAATGGCCTGTGGCACACGATATCGCCATACGCCTGTAATCAAAGCCCTCCCCTGCGGTTATCAGCCGTACTCATGGGAAGGGGTGACATTGACGCGTGACCAGCTTATGAGGGTGGTCAGGAAGCATTATCTGGAGGGGAAATAATGAACGAGCGTTTTTCAAAATCAGTTAGTCGCGGAAAAGACGACCGTTACTGGCAAAGGAAAAGAATGGCGAAGGCATTTATGGCCGCAGGTCACAGCCGCCAAATGGCTCTGAAGAAAGCTAAGTCATTGGTTAAATAGCCACTGTAAGGAGGTAGAGGATGCAGCAACCTATCGAAGTAAATCAGCTTGATATTGCCTTTGGCGGCAAAGCAATGAAGATACTTCCTGCTTATTCAGCAATACCGGATGAGTTTAAGAAAGACTCCAACAAATGGAGTCAGCTAGTTAGCAAATGGTTCTTTGGAGGACTCAATAAGGATGAGTGGCCGAAGGCTAAGGATGGTGTGGATTGGAACCTGGCGATGCGTAACATCCAAGCATGCTTGATATGTTTCGAGCCAAAGCACGAACACAAAATAGCTGGCGCGGCCTACCTCGCATCGCAGTGGTTTGAGTGACACCGCAGAAGCGATTCAAGAGTCGCTTCGACGATGCACTCGCATCACAACGCGCTTTAGAGATGAAGTGGGTTGGATAAAGTGAAGTAACCGTTAATGTTCCGGTTGGCCTCTTCGGAGGCCTTTTTTATGCCCACAGGAGAGGAATATGAGCGAAACAACGGATATCGCAGTACTCGAAATTAAGCCAGACCAGGCGCCGGTGGTTTATGTGCCGAACGGTCTCGATCAATACATTGAGCAGATTAAGCAGGCTGTGAATGAAGTCCCTGACCTGACCACGGCAAAGGGACGCTCTCGCGTAGCTTCACTGGCAGCCCAGGTATCACGCAGCAAGACGGCAATTGAAAAGCCGGGCCGTGAGTATCTGAAGCGCCTTAAGGAAGCGGTAAAGCCTGCTGAAGCAGAAATTAAGCGGTTCGTTGATGCATGTGACGCACTGCGGGATGCCACTCGCCAGCCACTGACTGAGTGGGAAGCTGAGCAGGATAGGATTGCTGCTGAAAAGGCCGCTGAGGAAGAAAAGCAGCGCATCGCAGCTGAAGAGCTGGCCGCCGAAGAAGCGCTGAAGAAGCAGATCGAATCAGATCATGAAATTGCTCTGCTCCTAAACGACAAATTCGACCGGGACGCGGCTGAAGCGAAAGCAGAAGCCGAGCGCCAGCGCATTGCTCACGAAGAAGAGCTGAAGCGTCAGGCGGTGGAACTGGCCCGCATTGAGGCAGAAGCCACAGCGCAGCGTGAGCGTGATGCCGCAGCCAAGCGAGAAGCTGACCTTAAAGCAGCCAAAGAGAAAGCTGAGGCTGACGCCAGGGCAGCACAGGAACGTGCCGAGCGCGAGGCCAGAGAGACGCGTGAGAAAGCTGGAAGGGAAAAGCAGCAGGCCATCGAAGCTGAGCAATTGAAAGCCCGTCAAGAAGCCGATCGCATAAAGCGTGAAGCTGAGCAGAAAGAAGCTGCCCGCCTGGCTGAAGAGAAGCGTATTGCTGATGAAGCCGCCGCTCGAGCTGCTGATATTGAACACCGCAAGGCCGTAAACAACAACGCCCTGCTTTGCCTTGTTGCTGCCGGCTTAACCGAAGAAGCTGCAAAAATCGCGATAACCGCTATCGCTAAAGGCGAAGTCAACGCCATCCGCATCACCTATTAATCAATCAAAGGAATCACCCATGCAACAGTTAGCTATTGCAGGGGCTACCCGCGTGGGTGGCTCCAGTTTCGACGCATTTAAATCAATCCAGTTTCACCATTCAAACATCCTCACCAGCGCTTCATTCACCCCGCCGCCGCGTAAAAGCTGGCTGCAGAAGCTTTGGGAAACTCTCTGTGCCGAGGGTAGACCATGAATGCATATGTTTCTCAAGATCGCCTCAAAGACCAACATGATGCTGCTGAACAGCAGGAAGCGCAGCGCGTTTCCCGTGTTGACGTCATCGCGCTGGACTTAGCCAATAAATACCCAGAAGACATTACCGATTTTGCAGCAATGCTGAACCTTCCGGTTGAATTGCGTATGTTCCTGCGCGGGTCTCAGGCTCAAGACGAATATGCGGATTTCGTAGATCGACTGTCTCGCCTGCAAGCCGAAGAACACGATCAGCTCATTGAGATTGGCTTTATGGAGGAGCACTGATGGAGCCGGGCCTCTACCTCGATATCAGCAACGAGGACTACCACGCCGGGGCTGGTGTCAGTAAATCGCAACTGGATGATATTGCGACCAACCCGGCAATCTACAAATGGCGCAAAGAAGCACCTGTGGATACCGAAAAGCTTAAGGCACTTGATATGGGTACCGCCCTGCATTGCCTTTTGCTGGAGCCGCTGGAGTTCGACAGGCGGTTCATCGTAGCACCGGAATTCAACCGCCGCACAACGGCAGGAAAGGAAGAGGAGGCTCGCTTTCTCAAGGACTGTAAAAACTCAGGGATGACCGTCATGGATGCAGAACAAGGCAGGAAGTTGAAGTTGATGCGGGAAAGTGCGCTGGCGCACCCGGCGGCCAGATGGTTGCTTGAAGCAGAAGGACATTGCGAAGGTTCGATTTACTGGACGGATGACGAAACCAGCGAATTATGCCGCATCAGGCCGGATAAGTTCCTGACAGGCCAGCCGGTAATCGTTGACGTCAAAAAGGTCGCGGATATGGACCGCTTCCCGCGCCACCTGGCTGAGTTCCGGTATCACTTGCAGGATGCCATGTACCGCGAAGGATTTCTGCGCCACTTCGGTGAATACCCGATGTTCATTTTCCTGTGTGTAAGCGAAACCATCGACTGCGGCCGTTACCCGGTCCGCACCTTCCAGATTCAGCCTGATGACACCGCAGATGGCTACGAGCTTTTCCGCAGCAGCCTGAACACATATCACGAATGCCGTACCACGGATAACTGGGGCGGTATCGAAGAAATCACCCGCCCGGCTTGGGCGAAGAAAAAGGACAATGTATGAGCAACGAAATTATCCACGCCCCGGCTAATGAGGCAGACACCAAAGCGGCCATCTTCAGCCCTTCAGGCCTGCAGAAGCTTCAGGCGTTCGCTGAGGTCATGGCGCAGGGTAAAACCACCGTTCCGGCGCATCTGGCCGGAAAGCCTGCCGACTGCCTCGCTGTGGCACTTCAGGCTGCTCAGTGGGGAATGAACCCATTCGCCGTTGCTCAGAAAACGCATTTGGTTAACGGAACGCTGGGCTATGAAGCTCAACTGGTCAATGCGGTTATCACCAGTTCTACAGCCGTACAGGGTCGATTCAAATACGAATATGGCGGCAATTGGGACGCCTTCAGGCCCGGAGCGGCCAATGCAGCAAACGAGAAAGGGTTATGCATTAGGGTTGGTGCAGTGCTTCGCGGTGAAATTGATATCACCTGGGGCGAGTGGCTATACCTCGAGTTCATAACCACTCGCAATTCCCCCTTATGGAAAACAGCACCCAAGCAGCAGATGGCTTACCTGGCTGTTAAATATTGGGGGCGCATGTACTGCCCTGACGTCATTCTCGGAGTTTACACCCCGGATGAATTCGAGCAGAAAGAACGCGTCGAGCGCGATGTCACTCCGGCCCGCACCCGGCAGGATTTGAATAACCTGATCAACCAGAAGCCCGCCGAAAGCACGCAGGCAGAAACTCCGCAGACAATAACTCGCTCCGCTGATGACCTACTTAAAGACTTCACCGAAGCTGCTTCGAAAGCTTCTGGTGTTGATGAGTTGGATAAGTTTTATAAGTACGCCGCCAAGATGCTCGCCAATGATACAGAGAAGCTGGACATGGCCACTGACGTTTACCAGATTCGAAAATCCGAGCTGGACGAATCCGACGCCTGATACAGGGAGGCGATATGCCCGATGGTCACTACCAGCGGAGAGGCAATCAGTTAACCCTCGGGCGTCGCTGGACGCCTGAGGATAAAGCCACACTGAAAGAATTCGCAGCAACAATCCCGCCAAAGATCATAGCCCGAAAACTCGATCGCTCTTACGAATCAGTGCGTCAGATGGCGAGTCGCTGCCGGATTCTGTTCCTTGTCGAGCGAAGAGGTAAAGGCTGACGCTCAACTTAAGCTAAATTTATGACACAAAATCACTGTATATAAATCCAGTATTTAGCTGTTATTTTTCTTCATGAGAGCGTAATGTATCTCTGTGAGACAAGCACATAACCCACTGACCATTAATGATTTTAGTGGCCATGAGTTAATCAAAATCAATTAAGTAATTTCTTAAAAAAAGGAATCAAATATGGCTGACACAACTCAATTAGCACAACAGGCTATCGATAGCGTAAACCAGCTGAAGGAAATGGCTGATCAGGCGGTACAAAACCAGGCGGCGTTAGAGGAGCTGTATGAGGAGAATACTCGTCTCAATTCGCAGGTGGATTCGCTGCAAGAAAATCTCACTGCCCTGGACGAGGTTTTCCACCAGAGAGTCATCGAAGAAGACGATTACCTCAGTTACGCGCAGGATATGCTGAAAGATATCAGCAATATGATCGACAGCGGTGAGCTTGGTCCTTTTTCGATTGAAAAGGTGGAAACGCTACGTATTACTCTGCAGGTTGTTGCATCCATCCGAAGCAAAAATCACGGAGACCATCCACGTCGCCCTGGCGATGCTCCTAAGCAGACGCTGCGTCAGGTTGCAGGTTACGATGAGTAATCAAATTTAAAATTACAAGCCGCCCAATGAGGCGGCTTTTTTACGCAGCAAAAAGAGGGAGCAATCATGCTGACCGGCTTTGAACTGTTAATCACCTCCACCTTCCCTGTCGCTATACCAGTATCTGAGCGGATATTTGAAACCAGAGCAGCCTGTGAGCAGGTAAAGAGTCGCATCATTGAGCGCAGGCCATTTGTTCGGCTTGAGTGTGGCGAGGTAAGGAGGTAGAAAGTCTTAGGCTGGCAAACTAACTACTACATCGGAGGTCGCATGAAAGAAGATTACATTGTTATAGGCGCGGGGCATGATGGAGAGATATATCAGCTTGAGCCAGGCAAAAAGGAATTACCTATAATCCCATCTCCTGTAGTGAGGCAGCACAGGCATGGCCCTCGCTCTGAGATTGAAACGAAGAAAATGGAAATTCTTGCCGTTTCACTGGTAGAGCATGAAGGGCATTTTTATAATGTTGTTTCCGAATCAGATATTTCATCTGAGCAACTTGGTGAGGTTATAAAGAGAAAGTTTCTTTCCCCTCGCCCAGTCAAGTGAATTAACTGATGTTCACTCAACCTCGCCACGGCGGGGTTTTTTATTGCCAAAATTTCAGGAGTTACCCATGTGTGATATCGCAGATGAAGCCTTTGAACGTGAAGAGTGGGAGCGCACGTTAGCGCTGAAGAATCGCCAGCTGCCGGATCCGCCGTCGCCGGTTTGCCGCAACGGCGATTGCGGCGAGCCATCACAGCCCGGGGCCAGTTATTGCTGCCCGGAGTGCAGGAAAGATGATGAGCTTCACCAGTGGGCGGCTAAACAGCGCCGTGTAGCATAAGGATACGCTATGTTGCCAGCTCAGGAGAACGCGCTGCGGTCCGTAGCTCGAAAGTGTCGGACTGAAATACTCAGCGCAATAAAAGGCAAGCCCAAGTCAGAGCACGACCGCATTACCACTCTTATGTTAGAAAAATATTCCAACCAAATAGCCGCCCTACCTCCTGGTAAGTTCACCGCAAAAAGGTGGCTGACTTATTTCGTGCGCGTGGTGGATAAGGAGATGAGATGAGTGAAGCAACAATTTTAGATATGTGCTGTGGTTCGAGAATGTTCTGGCTGGATAAGCAGGACAGCAGAGCCATTTATTCAGACATTCGAAAAGAGGAGCATATTCTTTGTGATGGCCGATTACTGAATATCTCACCAGGTGTAATTGCCGACTTCCGATCACTACCATTTCCGGACAATACCTTTTCACAGGTAGTGTTCGACCCGCCACATCTGGAGCGTGCCGGTGAGAATGGCTGGATGCGTAAAAAGTATGGATCACTTAAAGAAGGTTGGCGCGATGACATTGGGGCGGGCTTCTCAGAAGCCTTCAGGGTGTTGCGGCCACAAGGCACTTTGATATTCAAATGGAATGAAACTCAGGTTCCTGTCAGCCAGGTTATCGCACTGACTGAACAGAAGCCTACGATTTGGCAGCGCACCGGAAAAGGCGATAAGACCCACTGGATACTCTTTCTCAAACCGTGATCACCCTTCCCCGCCTTCTCACCGCATTCGCATTCGTCATCGCCGTATGGGCGATATTTAAAACTCTCTGAACGAGGTCAACTATGGAAAACGTTATTCAGCTGATGCCAAGCAAATGGGTGTCTGAGTCTGTTCTGATGCAGATTACTGGCCTGCGTCCGGGAACCATTAAACGAGCCAGAGAGAAAGCGTGGCTCCAGGGGCGTGAGTATCTGCTGTTCTCCCCTGAAGGAGACCCAAAGCCTAACAGCGAAGCCATGTATAACAGGGAAGCTATAGACCAGTGGATTGCAGGTCAGGCAAAAAAACAGCCTGGTGCGGCCGAAAGGAAAAAGGCTTAACCTGATCGCCCTTTCACACAGGAGCAGTACTATGACAAAAGTAATATATCCGAAAGGCGTAGAGAACCATGGAGGGTTCCTTCGCATCCACTTTCAGTATCAGGGGGTCAGAATCAGGGAGGCGCTTGGGATACCTGATACTGCCAAAAACAGGAAAATCTCGGGTGAGATTCGGGCAAATGTTGTGTATGAAATCAAAACGGGATCGTTCGTTTACCAGCGCACTTTCCCAACCTCTGTTCACCTTTCTAAGTTTGGAGATGCCCGGGAAGAACTTTCGGTTAAGCAAATGGCAGAACGTTGGCTGACGGTAAAGGAAACGGAGATAAGCCGGAACACGTTAGCCAGCTACAGGACAAGGCTGACAACTTGTCTGGGAATTTTGGGGGAGAGTAAGCTCATAAGGGGCGTCAAAACTGAAGACATTCAGAAAATGCGCCTTATGCTTTTGAAGGGGGATTATGTTTACGGAAGAAATCGCAACATGACGGGCAGCGGCCGGTCAGTTGCATATGTTAATACCTGCATGTCTGACTTTTATTCTCTTTTTAAATTTGCTCACGAAAATGGATACGCAGACAGGAATGTCGTTTCCTCTCTGTCACCGCTGAAAAAAGATAAGCCGAAGCCCGACCCGCTCACACGTGAGGAGTTTCACCGTTTCTCAGAGGCATGCAAGTCCAGGCAGATTAGAAATCTCTGGTCGCTTGCTGTGTACACTGGCCTTCGACATGGTGAGCTTTGCGCTCTGGCGTGGGAGGATGTCGATTTGCAGGCTGGTTCAATTACTGTCAGGCGTAACCTGACTGTTCTCGGAGATTTTACCCCACCAAAAACCGACGCCGGTGAGCGGAAGGTTTATCTAATCAGAGCCGCAGTCGATATTCTTCGCGATCAGATGGAGCTGACCAGAATGCATCCTGCAAAGGAAGTCACCGTTCTCTCACGTGAATATGGGAAGTCGGAAAATGAAGAGCTGACTTTTATCTTCAACCCAAAGATTAATGCCATCAACTCTAAAAGCGACAGCTATTACACCGTGGCCTCTCTTCCTCAGACATGGAGAGCAGCGATTAAAAAAGCCGGCATCAAATACAGGAAACCATACCAGTCCAGGCACACCTATGCGTGCTGGTCACTTTCCGCAGGTGCAAACCCCAACTTTATAGCCAGTCAGATGGGCCATGCTAATGCGCAAATGGTGTATCAGGTTTACGGCTCCTGGATGAGCGAAAATGACGAAGCACAAATGAACCTGTTAAACGAAAAGCTCAACGATTTTGTCCCATCACTGTCCCACAGTAAAGCCGTCTAGTCACTATTTCTTTTCCTGCCAATAGGTTACCTAACCTAAACCTGCATATTCATGATGTCGGTGTAAGCGCTGACCAGCTTGTTACGCACCTGGATGCCCATCTGCATTGATACAGAAGATTTCTGCAGATCGACCATCACATCATTCAGGTTAATGCCTGGCTTACCCAGTTCAAAGTCCTGCGCCTGCGCACGCGCTTCGTTCTGCGTATCGCTGATCTTGTTCAGCGCGGCCTTCAGCTCACCGGCAAAATCGGCGTGGCTTGAAGCATCACTGCTTCTGCCGCTGGCCTGAATTGCTGCGGTTTGCAGCTGTTGCATCACACTCTCAATACCCTGAATTGCCATCTTTTGCCCCGGAAGTTTAACGGTAGAAATTTTGTTGTGAGAAAACTTACCACAATGTCAATGAGACAAAGCCGCTAAATAAGAGCAAAAATCATGGCTTATCCAGCCATCGAATTTCCTGTTTAAGAAAATAATGGCAGCCATTAGAAGTAAAAATTTATAGCTAGCCGCATCAGGGAGTCAGTTTTGTTACGACACTACACGAAACAGTCCGGTCAACTGTCAGGCAGGAAAGAGTCATGAATGCAACTGTCACGCAGGATCAACCAGAGAAGAAAGGTCTGAACGACCTCTTCGCTCGCTTACGCGCTAATCCTCGCATCCCCATTATTATTGCGGCGGCGGCGGCTATCGCCATCGTTATAGCTATGGTGCTCTGGGCTAAACAGCCAGAATATCGTGTGCTCTATAACAACCTGAGCGATGAAGATGGCGGCGCCATCGTTACGCAGCTTACCCAAATGAACATCCCTTATCAGTTTGATGATAAGGGTGGTGCATTAATGGTACCGGCGGCGAAAGTGCATGAGCTGCGTCTGCGTCTTGCTCAGCAGGGTCTGCCTAAAGGCGGCGCCGTGGGCTTTGAACTGCTGGACCAGGAGAAGTTCGGTATCAGTCAGTTCAGCGAACAGGTTAACTACCAGCGCGCGCTGGAGGGTGAACTCTCCCGGACCATCGAAACGCTGGGCCCGGTTAAAAATGTTCGCGTGCACCTGGCGATGCCAAAACCTTCGCTGTTTGTGCGTGAGCAGAAATCGCCAACGGCCTCCGTCACCTTAAATCTGCAGCCTGGCCGTGCGCTGGACCAGGGACAGATTAGCGCTATCGTGCATATGGTCTCCAGCAGCGTGGCTGGCCTGCCGCCGGGTAACGTGACCGTGGTTGACCAGGCGGGCCACCTGCTGACCCAGTCTGATAACGCTGGCCGCGATCTGAATGATGCTCAGCTCAAATACGCCACCGATGTCGAAAACCGTTTCCAGCAGCGTATCGAAGCGATCCTGAACCCGATTGTCGGTAACGGCAACGTGCATGCGCAGGTTACCGCGCAGATCGACTTTAATGCTCGTGAACAAACTGACGAGAAATATCAGCCGAACAGCAATCCGGCAAACCAGGCCATTCGCTCGCGCCAGACCAGCGACAGCGAACAGCTTGGCGGCCAGAATCAGGGCGGCGTACCGGGTGCGCTCTCTAATCAGCCTGCTCCGGCTAATACCGCACCGATTACCAATCCGCCAGCTAATCAGAATGGCCAGAACGGTAATGCGGCTAACAATGCGGCGGCCAATCAGGGTTCCACCACCAGCACGGCCAGCAAGTCAGGTCCTTCCAGCACGCGGAATGACAACACCACCAACTACGAAGTGGATCGCACCATCCTGCATACCAAAATGAATGTGGGTGAAGTACAGCGTCTCTCTGTGGCGGTCGTGGTCAACTATAAAGCAGACGCAGCCGGCAAACCGATTGCCCTGACGGATGCTCAACTGAAACAGATTGAAAACCTGACCCGTGAAGCGATGGGCTATTCGGACAAACGCGGTGACAGCCTGAACGTTGTTAACTCACCGTTTACCGAAGCAGCCGACAACAGTGGCGACCTGCCATTCTGGCAGCAGCAGTCCTTCATCGACCAGATGTTTGAACTGGGACGCTGGTTACTGGTGCTGATTGTGGCCTTCATCCTCTACCGCAAGCTGGTTCGTCCACAGCTTATGCGTAAAGCAGAGCAGGAGAAGGCTGCCGTTGAAGCCGCGGCAGTCGCTAAGCAGGCAGCAGAGTCAGAAGATGATGCGGTCTCGGTGAGCCTGTCGAAAGACGAACTGGATCAGGAACGTAAGTCGCAGCACCGCATGGGTGCAGAGGTTATGAGTCAGCGTATTCGCGAGATGTCAGAAAATGACCCGCGTGTGGTGGCTCTGGTTATTCGCCAGTGGATGAAGGACGAGCTATGAGTCTCACCGGTACAGAAAAAAGCGCCATCCTGATGATGACGATTGGCGAAGACCGTGCGGCCGAGGTGTTCAAACACCTCGACACCCGCGAGGTTCAGCACCTGAGTGCGGCAATTTCCAATATGCGTCAGGTTTCACATAAGCAACTCACCGAAGTGCTGCGTGAGTTTGAGGTGGATGCCGAGCAGTATGCAGCCCTGAGCCTGAACTCTAACGATTACCTGCGCTCCGTGCTGGTGAAAGCGTTGGGCGAAGAGCGCGCCTCTACCCTGCTGGAAGACATTCTGGAAACACGCGAAACCACCAGCGGAATGGATACCCTCAACTTTATGGAGCCGATGGCGGCTGCCGATCTGATCCGCGACGAACACCCGCAGATTATCGCCACCATCCTTGTACACCTCAAACGTGCGCAGGCTGCCGACATTGTTGCTCAGTTCGACGAGCGTCTGCGCCACGACGTTATGCTGCGTATCGCTACCTTTGGTGGCGTCCAGCCGGCCGCGCTGGCAGAGCTGACCGAAGTGCTGAATGGCCTGCTCGATGGTCAGAACCTCAAGCGTGCGAAGATGGGCGGCGTGAGAACCGCAGCGGAGATCATCAACCTGATGAAAACGCAGCAGGAAGAAGCCGTTATCGAAGCGGTTCGCGAGTTCGACGGCGAGCTGGCACAGAAAATCATCGACGAGATGTTCCTGTTCGAAAACCTGGTGGAAGTGGACGACCGCAGTATCCAGCGCCTGTTGCAGGAAGTGGAGTCCGAGTCCCTGCTGATCG belongs to Erwinia pyri and includes:
- the fliF gene encoding flagellar basal-body MS-ring/collar protein FliF — its product is MNATVTQDQPEKKGLNDLFARLRANPRIPIIIAAAAAIAIVIAMVLWAKQPEYRVLYNNLSDEDGGAIVTQLTQMNIPYQFDDKGGALMVPAAKVHELRLRLAQQGLPKGGAVGFELLDQEKFGISQFSEQVNYQRALEGELSRTIETLGPVKNVRVHLAMPKPSLFVREQKSPTASVTLNLQPGRALDQGQISAIVHMVSSSVAGLPPGNVTVVDQAGHLLTQSDNAGRDLNDAQLKYATDVENRFQQRIEAILNPIVGNGNVHAQVTAQIDFNAREQTDEKYQPNSNPANQAIRSRQTSDSEQLGGQNQGGVPGALSNQPAPANTAPITNPPANQNGQNGNAANNAAANQGSTTSTASKSGPSSTRNDNTTNYEVDRTILHTKMNVGEVQRLSVAVVVNYKADAAGKPIALTDAQLKQIENLTREAMGYSDKRGDSLNVVNSPFTEAADNSGDLPFWQQQSFIDQMFELGRWLLVLIVAFILYRKLVRPQLMRKAEQEKAAVEAAAVAKQAAESEDDAVSVSLSKDELDQERKSQHRMGAEVMSQRIREMSENDPRVVALVIRQWMKDEL
- the fliG gene encoding flagellar motor switch protein FliG, whose product is MSLTGTEKSAILMMTIGEDRAAEVFKHLDTREVQHLSAAISNMRQVSHKQLTEVLREFEVDAEQYAALSLNSNDYLRSVLVKALGEERASTLLEDILETRETTSGMDTLNFMEPMAAADLIRDEHPQIIATILVHLKRAQAADIVAQFDERLRHDVMLRIATFGGVQPAALAELTEVLNGLLDGQNLKRAKMGGVRTAAEIINLMKTQQEEAVIEAVREFDGELAQKIIDEMFLFENLVEVDDRSIQRLLQEVESESLLIALKGSEQPLREKFLKNMSSRAADILRDDLANRGPMRMSAVESEQKAILLIVRRLAESGEMVIGGGEEQYV